From Actinopolymorpha cephalotaxi, one genomic window encodes:
- a CDS encoding DUF5722 domain-containing protein has product MPGRLRSRSLFILASALAGLLAVAMGVPAAAVASPGAGTAGTAEMAKQVNAARANATDGITAVSAHDTTVEVSGAGTEAAAQVAIYVLGAEADAADYADGEVVARTTSGADGSFTASFPRTDSAGHDRLYDQYVAVAGSGADAKAVGGPRYVDRLDFTPARDFDYPNAASKKGLQVEMTDDAEELGVQHAGINVAFNELMRNGPGGDPSKVVAFESGGRTFYFDADAVARLDGQIKPLSDNGILVNLILILYQSGDPNSAWPILHDPDAAVGSGTVYAFNTRTAEGVAYFTAAMEFLADRYTRADQAHGRAVGYIVGNEVDAQWVWANSGDKPLSEFLTTYARAVRIAWQATRKYWPGARTYVSLTHCWMTVCGANPDPANPTRFYAGKDVIDQLNALTKRTGDVGWNVAYHPYPQDLFNPAFWNDQAATPSFDTEQITFRNIEVLPDYLAQDDLTYAGTKRRIILSEQGCNTPGDTPDAERLQAACYAYAYYKIRFLDGIDAFILHRHVDHQQEGGLRLGLWTWDVDRSEAAMPGRHKVSYDVFAGIDTARSLEVTDFAKSVIGIQDWADVIPGFDPDRLTERTPPTQVGTGVGARPVRPHVLADFENGPDGWRVSDNASAVETVAGGYHGRRALRVRFDAASLPAWSRDAKTWKGADVVLPKPVDASATPHLSLAVRVPKPAAGEFKAGNVFYAKVRAYAADGQVAYGLARLDPQLGWNVLSLNLSGWKERSQLARLKVWVRGSTDDDWRGSFDLDDVALSGEVAAGAAIPNVDVSATLAEHHPVGSKLSVSVTNNDVRPLAGKLTLRPCDGVAATPDTLDVDGIGTGDERTYDTTVTAFDPADADHPVICAAYDGLVLPVEFTVPPATPTSLFTFDDGVQGWQAGGNVTSVASVGGFANGPGSPHGGAGALEATGAAAPASATRTVAVDPANPLDLSAARTVVAWVDSYGGAPGATGYEATLTLVGGTERRSATLTTFTPDRWNELRVDVGDWSPRNKVTRIEVSFRAIGSDTPWSARFQVDDVAYLD; this is encoded by the coding sequence CGGACGGCATCACGGCGGTGTCGGCCCACGACACGACTGTCGAGGTCAGTGGGGCGGGGACGGAGGCCGCTGCCCAGGTGGCGATCTACGTGCTCGGCGCCGAGGCGGACGCGGCCGACTACGCCGACGGCGAGGTGGTGGCGCGGACGACCTCCGGCGCCGACGGCAGCTTCACCGCCTCCTTCCCGCGTACCGACTCGGCAGGACACGACCGGCTGTACGACCAGTACGTCGCGGTGGCCGGGTCGGGCGCGGACGCGAAGGCCGTCGGCGGCCCGAGGTATGTCGACCGGCTCGACTTCACTCCCGCACGCGACTTCGACTATCCGAACGCGGCCAGCAAGAAGGGCCTGCAGGTCGAGATGACCGACGACGCGGAGGAGCTCGGCGTCCAGCACGCCGGCATCAACGTGGCGTTCAACGAGCTGATGCGCAACGGGCCGGGCGGTGACCCGTCGAAGGTGGTGGCGTTCGAGTCCGGAGGACGGACGTTCTACTTCGACGCGGACGCGGTCGCCCGGCTCGACGGGCAGATCAAACCCCTGTCGGACAACGGGATCCTTGTCAACCTGATCTTGATTCTCTACCAGAGCGGCGACCCGAACTCCGCCTGGCCGATCCTGCACGACCCGGACGCCGCGGTCGGGTCCGGCACGGTCTACGCGTTCAACACCCGTACGGCAGAGGGTGTGGCGTACTTCACCGCGGCCATGGAGTTCCTCGCCGACCGCTACACCCGCGCGGACCAGGCACACGGTCGGGCCGTCGGGTACATCGTCGGCAACGAGGTGGACGCCCAGTGGGTGTGGGCGAACTCAGGCGACAAGCCGCTGAGCGAGTTCCTCACGACGTACGCCCGGGCGGTGCGGATCGCCTGGCAGGCGACGCGGAAGTACTGGCCCGGCGCCCGTACCTACGTCTCGCTCACGCACTGCTGGATGACCGTGTGCGGCGCCAATCCCGACCCCGCGAACCCGACGAGGTTCTATGCCGGCAAGGACGTCATCGATCAGCTGAACGCGCTCACCAAGCGCACCGGTGACGTGGGCTGGAACGTCGCCTACCACCCGTACCCGCAGGACCTGTTCAACCCCGCGTTCTGGAACGACCAGGCGGCGACCCCGAGCTTCGACACCGAGCAGATCACGTTCAGGAACATCGAGGTACTTCCGGACTACCTCGCCCAGGACGACCTCACCTACGCGGGGACGAAGCGGCGGATCATCCTGTCCGAGCAGGGCTGCAACACCCCGGGCGACACCCCGGACGCCGAACGCCTGCAGGCCGCATGCTACGCGTACGCCTACTACAAGATCCGCTTTCTGGACGGCATCGACGCGTTCATCCTGCACCGGCACGTCGACCACCAGCAGGAGGGCGGGCTCCGGCTCGGCCTGTGGACCTGGGACGTCGACCGGTCCGAGGCGGCGATGCCCGGCCGGCACAAGGTCAGCTACGACGTGTTCGCCGGCATCGACACCGCGCGGTCGCTGGAGGTCACCGACTTCGCGAAGTCCGTGATCGGCATCCAGGACTGGGCCGACGTCATCCCCGGCTTCGATCCGGACAGGCTCACCGAGCGCACGCCGCCCACCCAGGTCGGCACCGGTGTCGGTGCGAGGCCGGTACGGCCGCACGTCCTCGCCGACTTCGAGAACGGTCCCGACGGCTGGCGCGTCTCCGACAACGCTTCCGCCGTGGAGACGGTGGCCGGCGGCTACCACGGACGGCGGGCACTGCGGGTGCGGTTCGACGCGGCCTCGCTGCCCGCCTGGTCCAGGGACGCCAAGACCTGGAAGGGCGCCGACGTCGTTCTCCCCAAGCCGGTGGACGCGAGCGCGACGCCGCACCTGAGTCTCGCCGTACGCGTGCCCAAGCCGGCGGCAGGGGAGTTCAAGGCCGGCAACGTCTTCTACGCCAAGGTGCGCGCGTACGCGGCCGACGGGCAGGTGGCGTACGGTCTGGCCCGGCTCGACCCGCAGCTCGGCTGGAACGTGCTGTCCCTGAACCTGTCCGGTTGGAAGGAGCGATCCCAGCTCGCCCGGCTGAAGGTGTGGGTACGCGGCTCCACCGACGACGACTGGCGGGGCAGCTTCGACCTGGACGACGTGGCGTTGTCGGGCGAGGTGGCTGCGGGCGCGGCGATCCCGAACGTCGACGTCTCGGCGACGCTCGCCGAACACCATCCGGTCGGTTCGAAGCTGTCGGTCTCGGTGACCAACAACGACGTACGCCCGCTGGCAGGCAAGCTCACCTTGCGCCCCTGTGACGGCGTGGCCGCCACACCGGACACGCTGGACGTCGACGGCATCGGGACCGGCGATGAGAGGACGTACGACACCACCGTGACGGCCTTCGACCCGGCCGACGCCGACCACCCGGTGATCTGCGCGGCGTACGACGGACTGGTGCTGCCGGTGGAGTTCACGGTGCCGCCCGCCACGCCCACGTCGCTGTTCACCTTCGACGACGGGGTTCAGGGTTGGCAGGCAGGAGGGAACGTGACGTCGGTGGCGAGCGTGGGCGGCTTCGCCAACGGGCCCGGCTCTCCCCACGGCGGGGCCGGCGCGCTGGAGGCCACCGGAGCCGCGGCGCCTGCCTCGGCGACGAGGACCGTCGCCGTCGATCCGGCGAACCCGCTCGACCTGTCCGCCGCGAGGACCGTCGTCGCCTGGGTGGACTCCTACGGCGGCGCACCCGGAGCAACCGGCTACGAGGCCACGCTGACCCTCGTCGGCGGGACCGAGCGCCGGTCGGCGACGCTCACCACCTTCACCCCGGACAGGTGGAACGAGCTACGGGTGGACGTCGGCGACTGGTCGCCGCGCAACAAGGTGACCCGGATCGAGGTGAGCTTCCGGGCGATCGGGTCGGACACCCCGTGGAGTGCGAGGTTCCAGGTCGACGACGTGGCCTACCTCGACTGA